A DNA window from Carnobacterium funditum DSM 5970 contains the following coding sequences:
- a CDS encoding SIS domain-containing protein, producing the protein MACSKKIVFFSLGITTNSTRTFIQKLEHYNKLCLIPTDRDNALALARNLDDGFLAIFITLSGNTEILIQCANLLKQKGINIISITGLENNYIHKQTIIQIPLLIYNLDYILTSC; encoded by the coding sequence ATTGCATGTTCAAAAAAAATTGTGTTTTTTTCACTTGGAATTACAACTAATAGTACCCGTACATTTATACAAAAGTTAGAACATTATAATAAGCTTTGCTTGATACCTACGGATAGAGACAATGCTTTGGCATTAGCAAGAAATCTCGATGATGGTTTCCTTGCTATCTTTATCACCTTAAGTGGAAATACAGAAATTCTTATACAATGCGCTAATTTACTTAAGCAAAAAGGAATTAATATTATTTCTATAACGGGTTTAGAGAATAATTATATACACAAACAGACAATCATTCAGATTCCACTGCTGATATACAATCTAGACTATATATTGACTTCATGTTAG